In Daucus carota subsp. sativus chromosome 4, DH1 v3.0, whole genome shotgun sequence, one DNA window encodes the following:
- the LOC108217402 gene encoding uncharacterized protein LOC108217402: MEAVMLHHNRKLDRHMSAHPSEFFPYPTFPFASFNGGAAPYTPPFSFQGPPPPMDPRAHHYHHQQPPLLPLPIPNPYQNNNKRVNNKLTRHQSLSVKKSNFSGAGPKREKTGPVLPARRLGPEPKDVPKVLFSGKSNTVNIKEIDFVASTVVSPPPSSLPLPTFSIRPKLAANSPAVAVVDDGATNGLRRILHLP; the protein is encoded by the coding sequence ATGGAGGCCGTCATGTTGCACCACAACAGGAAACTCGATCGCCACATGAGCGCACATCCATCGGAGTTTTTTCCCTACCCTACTTTTCCTTTCGCAAGCTTCAACGGCGGCGCTGCACCGTACACGCCGCCGTTCTCATTCCAAGGTCCGCCGCCTCCGATGGATCCACGCGCTCATCACTACCACCATCAGCAGCCGCCTCTACTCCCACTCCCGATCCCAAATCCCTACCAGAACAATAACAAAAGAGTCAACAACAAACTCACCAGGCACCAATCTCTCTCCGTTAAAAAGTCAAACTTCTCCGGTGCTGGTCCAAAGAGAGAGAAGACCGGGCCTGTATTGCCGGCCCGTAGATTAGGACCCGAGCCCAAGGATGTTCCCAAGGTTCTGTTCTCAGGTAAGTCTAACACTGTTAATATTAAAGAGATTGATTTTGTGGCGTCCACTGTTGTGTCTCCTCCTCCCAGTAGCTTGCCCTTGccgactttttcgatccggccTAAGCTCGCTGCTAACTCACCTGCTGTTGCGGTGGTTGACGACGGAGCTACCAACGGCCTCCGCCGTATTTTGCATCTGCCTTGA
- the LOC108219594 gene encoding rac-like GTP-binding protein 5 → MSASRFIKCVTVGDGAVGKTCLLISYTSNTFPTDYVPTVFDNFSANVVVDGSTINLGLWDTAGQEDYNRLRPLSYRGADVFLLAFSLISKASYENVAKKWIPELRHYAPGVPIILVGTKLDLRDDKQFFVDHPGAVPITSAQGEDLKKLIGAPAYIECSSKTQQNVKAVFDAAIKVVLQPPKQKKKKKKGQKACSIL, encoded by the exons ATGAGTGCTTCAAGGTTCATAAAGTGTGTGACTGTTGGTGATGGTGCTGTTGGTAAGACTTGTTTGCTCATTTCCTACACCAGCAACACTTTCCCCACG GATTACGTTCCAACTGTCTTCGACAATTTCAGTGCCAACGTAGTTGTAGATGGGAGCACCATTAACCTTGGTTTATGGGATACTGCTG gtCAAGAAGATTACAATAGATTGAGACCTTTGAGCTATCGCGGAGCAGATGTATTTCTCCTCGCATTTTCTCTGATAAGCAAAGCTAGCTATGAAAATGTTGCTAAGAAG TGGATTCCAGAACTCAGGCATTATGCACCTGGAGTTCCCATAATTCTTGTCGGAACAAAGCTTG ATCTGAGGGATGACAAGCAGTTCTTTGTAGACCATCCTGGTGCAGTGCCCATTACTTCAGCTCAA GGAGAGGATTTGAAGAAACTGATCGGGGCTCCTGCATACATTGAATGTAGTTCAAAGACACAGCAG AATGTGAAGGCAGTTTTTGATGCGGCTATCAAGGTAGTGCTGCAACCACCtaagcaaaagaagaagaagaagaagggccAAAAGGCTTGTTCAATATTGTGA
- the LOC108217401 gene encoding probable BOI-related E3 ubiquitin-protein ligase 2 has product MDMSFNQNQFLSDQFMALPPLPSVTASQDWLMSPHLMGIGDVNIGGAIFSEDQQPYTNPQQQLNHVYDPFISPANQAPPLGLPSSSPTDLSTDFSQFLAYELDRQTTDMEAYLHLQNQRLNAVLREETRQRAVQLEKYAANLVSLIQKKENEVALARQTSMEIEQCMVKTDAEVKSWQKLALEKEAKVAELSYKLKKVEERIQMLNSGALDADSTCGETSQGKSREDLYGKCKVCQAQGSCVVLFPCKHLCCCKSCEALVKFCPVCESLKKASMEIFLG; this is encoded by the exons ATGGATATGAGTTTCAATCAGAATCAGTTTCTTTCTGACCAGTTCATGGCCTTGCCACCCTTGCCTTCTGTCACTGCCTCACAGGATTGGCTCATGAGTCCTCATCTTATGGGAATTGGGGATGTTAATATTGGTGGTGCAATTTTCTCAGAGGATCAGCAGCCATACACTAATCCACAACAACAGCTCAATCATGTCTATGATCCCTTTATAAGCCCAGCCAATCAGGCTCCACCACTTGGCCTCCCCTCCTCTTCACCAACTGACCTCTCCACGGACTTCTCTCAGTTCTTGGCTTATGAACTTGATAGGCAAACAACAGACATGGAGGCATATCTTCACCTGCAG aaTCAAAGACTGAACGCAGTTCTGCGAGAAGAAACGAGGCAAAGAGCGGTTCAACTAGAGAAGTATGCTGCAAATCTGGTGAGTTTGATCcagaagaaagaaaatgaggtGGCTCTAGCAAGACAAACAAGCATGGAGATTGAGCAATGCATGGTGAAAACAGACGCAGAAGTGAAAAGCTGGCAGAAACTGGCTCTGGAGAAAGAAGCCAAGGTGGCAGAGCTGAGTTACAAGCTGAAGAAAGTTGAGGAGAGGATCCAAATGCTCAACAGTGGCGCATTAGATGCAGATTCCACATGTGGTGAAACCTCCCAGGGCAAAAGCAGAGAGGACTTGTATGGTAAGTGCAAAGTGTGTCAGGCTCAAGGCTCCTGCGTGGTTCTTTTCCCCTGCAAGCATTTATGCTGCTGCAAATCCTGTGAAGCTCTTGTCAAGTTCTGCCCAGTGTGTGAATCTTTAAAGAAGGCGAGCATGGAGATCTTCTTAGGCTGA